Within the Bombus vancouverensis nearcticus chromosome 10, iyBomVanc1_principal, whole genome shotgun sequence genome, the region CTTGACAGTACAACGTCAGCGACGGATTCCTCGCCATTCACACCGGTTATCTGTCTAATCTCTTTCGGCTTCAATTTCGGCCATACTTTTAATCGTTCCGAGTCGTCGATAGGTACGCGGAAAGCACTCGTCCCCAACAATCGATCGTAGACCTCGTCCGCATCGGTGGTACGACACATCGTTATAGGCAGATGCTCGCTCGCGAACAGCGTGCATCTATCCCAAAGGCAGAGAACGAAAGAATTTCCAGTTTAATAACTAATGACTCTGTGTAACGTTCATATGTATCGTGTACGAATCTTCGAGATACGAAGAATATACTAATTACCGTATGAAGTATTCTCCTTCGAGATAGTCCAACCTTCCCATACCAGCCACGAACACAGTCTCTTTCGGTCTAAACATGAACGTTCTCGGTGTGATAATTTCTTGCGGTAACGTTAGCGACAGTTCGTCGGTCGTTAGCAAATTTAGTATTTGATCCGCCTGAATAGTACCAGGAGTATCGTAGCACCAACGGCTCTGTTTGTACTCTGGTCTAGATTCGTCTAAAACCGGTTTTCTAGACACGGCCTTGTGCGATACTTCGGAAAAAGGATCTGCTCTCGCGTCTTTCAACGATTTCCTGGTAAACGATTTACCAACGTGCTCTACAAACAAACGAACGAACAAAAATTTTTCGAACGAACGTAAGAAGTCGAACAACTCGAGAAAGATTGACGATAATACGTTCAAATTGCTCGGCTACCTTCTAACGTCGCAAACTTCATATCCTTCGTCATTTCAAACTGATAGTTCTTGTAATGTGATTCTTGCGTCCTATAAAACCTCTCCTTGATAAGCCTCACTGTTCTTAACCTACGTTTTTTATCAGTCGGATTTAAAATTGGAAACTTGAGCAAGTTTAACGTAGTTCCCGGCCAAGCAGACACCGTAGCGCGTTGCACCAGATCGATAGCTTGTACTTTGCAATAATCAGAATTTAACAAAGTATTGAACAAGGAAGATTTGCCAACGTTTGTACAACCAACCAAATAAACGTCACCTGAAACATATCAACGATTATGCGTAATCAGCGAAACTAACAATTCTTAAATGGAATACGTATCATAGACGCTGACAACTTTCTTTTTGATTTCTCTCGTTAGGACGAAGGAGACGCGATAGACAGTACGCACCTTTGTGACGCCATTTGTACTGCAACTTGTTTATAAGATGCTCTATGCCGTATCCAGTTTTTGCGGACATAAGTTGCACGTGCGTAATGTTTTCCCTCTTTACGCCGGTTACATCGATCACGGAATCTAATAAACATTGTTTTACGTTCTCGAGGAATGACGGGCTATCGGTGGGCAGCAGGTCGACTTTGTTCCCAACCAGGAAAATAGGAGTAAAAGGATGCAAAACGCTCTTCAGATCGGGCCAAATACTGCAAGGGAAATCGGTCAGATCGATTATAAGTATGACGGCGCATTTTTTACTTTTGATCACTCTCAACAACTTGGGATAATCTTCGATCGATACTTTCACTTCTAAAGCCGTGTTGTAGAACTTTAAAAAATGACACCTTTGACATGTCATGGATTTCAAGTCTTCGTCGCTTTTAAACGAAAACAATTCCGACGGTAAATATCCAGGGATCGCTGGATCCCTGCAGTGCAATAACGCACCACAACCACCGCACGGTACACAACTTACGTTCGAATTAGGATCCGATGTACCGTAACGACTCACGTCGAGCAAAGTGTCGTCGAACTGTTCGTAATCGGACATCCAAGTATCTGAAACTTTCCACAACTCCGAATTTGGCAGATCGTCCGTATCTGAACGATCGACATCGTCTTCCATGGACTTTATGAAATCTTTGAAACTAAGCTCGCTCAAACCGCTCTTCTTCAACTCCAGATACTTTTCGTACAAGTTCTTATATTCTTCGTTTGATACGGTCGAACTCGTTTTTTCAGTGTCATCCGATATCGAATCGATTATTTCATACGAATCTACCATCTCGTACGGCATGTGTACAGGCTTTTGTTTTACTACAGTTTCCTTTTCACAATTATTATCctccattttcttttcttcctggTCAACGACGATCTTATTTTTACCTTCCTTTAGATCGTTCAGCAGTACACTGAAAGCAGGTTTATAAGCAATTTCTTCGTACCTTTGCATTTGCTCATAGTTGAATTTCAATTTCTCGAACTTTTTCTGCTTTAGAAACCCCATTTTAACATTTCCAGAATCCAAGTAATCGCAATACAGCAATTTATCTCTGAGAGCCAAAATCCTTGGATCTACCTTTGCTTCGATCGACTCAGCGTTTCTATGCAAAGTCGCATGCCCAAAGTGTCGTAGT harbors:
- the LOC117163608 gene encoding nitric oxide-associated protein 1, whose amino-acid sequence is MKFWLFRLHNYGVCRNLKLRHFGHATLHRNAESIEAKVDPRILALRDKLLYCDYLDSGNVKMGFLKQKKFEKLKFNYEQMQRYEEIAYKPAFSVLLNDLKEGKNKIVVDQEEKKMEDNNCEKETVVKQKPVHMPYEMVDSYEIIDSISDDTEKTSSTVSNEEYKNLYEKYLELKKSGLSELSFKDFIKSMEDDVDRSDTDDLPNSELWKVSDTWMSDYEQFDDTLLDVSRYGTSDPNSNVSCVPCGGCGALLHCRDPAIPGYLPSELFSFKSDEDLKSMTCQRCHFLKFYNTALEVKVSIEDYPKLLRVIKSKKCAVILIIDLTDFPCSIWPDLKSVLHPFTPIFLVGNKVDLLPTDSPSFLENVKQCLLDSVIDVTGVKRENITHVQLMSAKTGYGIEHLINKLQYKWRHKGDVYLVGCTNVGKSSLFNTLLNSDYCKVQAIDLVQRATVSAWPGTTLNLLKFPILNPTDKKRRLRTVRLIKERFYRTQESHYKNYQFEMTKDMKFATLEEHVGKSFTRKSLKDARADPFSEVSHKAVSRKPVLDESRPEYKQSRWCYDTPGTIQADQILNLLTTDELSLTLPQEIITPRTFMFRPKETVFVAGMGRLDYLEGEYFIRCTLFASEHLPITMCRTTDADEVYDRLLGTSAFRVPIDDSERLKVWPKLKPKEIRQITGVNGEESVADVVLSSIGWIAITPLENESVSLRAWTPEGRGIYLRCPALLKKSVSLRGAKVRGTPMYSLGRRVYVKR